The DNA window CCTCAAGCCGCAGCATGCCATCGCCCTCCCCTGTCGCAGACCCAGAAAACCGCCAGCGCCATGACCAGCAGGATGAGCGCCGCACCTGCCGCCGCCTCAACCCGGTAGGCGCCCATCAGACGGTACATCTGCAACGGCAGTGTGGTCCGGTCCGGGTCGGCGAAAAGCGCGATCACCCCCAGATCACCAACCGAAAGCGCGCCGGTCAGTCCCGCGGCAAACCCCGTGGCGGCCATGGAGCGCGGCAGGATAAGCCAGCGCCAGGCGGCAAATCCACGGATGCCCAGTGCGATGCAGAGCCGTCCGTGACTTTCAAGCGCGCCGCGCACTGCCGGCACGATGATCCGCAGCGCAAAGGGCAGTGCCATCAGTGCGTTGACCACCGCCGTGACGGGCAGCGAGACGCGCACCGGGTCAAGCACGGGGTTGAGCAGGATGAACCAGCCAACGCCCAGCATCAGCGGCGAGGCGGAAAGTCCGATGAGTCCGATGGCCTCTGCTCCGCCGCGTGCGCGCAGGGCGATCCATCCCGCCATAGGCAGCGCAATTGCGAGCATCACCAGAATGCTGAGCCCGGCGACCCAGAGCGAGGTCCACGCCGCGCGCCAGACAGAAAGTGGCACCTCGGAGAGACCTGTGAGGCCGGAAAGCACCACCGCCAGCAGCGGCAGGAGCAGGAAGCCTGCGCCCAGCGTGATGATCGTGGCATCGGTCATGCGCTGCCAGCCGGCGCGGGCATCCCAGCGCGTGAGCCTGCGGTCCATGCCGGCACCCTGCGGGATTTCCGGGATGATCCAGAGCGCAATCAGCGCGGCACTGCCTGCGATCACCAGCTGGATCACCGACAGAAACGCCGCCAGCGACAGATCGAAATTAAAGCGGAACGCCTGATAGATCGCGAGTTCGATGGTGGTGGAACGCGGCCCGCCCCCCAGCGTCAGTGCCACCGCGAAACTGGTCAGGCATATGACAAAGATCAGCGCAGCGGCCCCTGGCAGAATGCGTTTCAGAAGCGGCAATTCCAGTGTGCGGAAGATCATCGCGGGGGGCAGATTAAGCTGAGCCGCGAGGCGGAACCGCTCGGCGGGGATGCTTTGCCAGCCCTGCAGCAGAAGCCGCGTGGCCAGCGGCAGATTAAAAAAGACATGGGCCAGCACGACGCCGTGCAGCCCGTAGATCGATATGCCGGGCAGGCCGAAAAACCCGAGGACTTCGTTCACCCAGCCGTTGCGTCCGAAAATCGCGAGCAGGCCCAGCACGGCCACAATGACCGGCAGGATAAAGGGCGCACCCAGCAGAGTGACCAGAATGCCCTGACCGGCGAAGCGGCGCCGGGCCAGCGCGCGCGCCAGCGGCACCGCCAGCAGAACCGACAGCCCGGCTGACCAGACCGCCTGGACCAGTGTGAACCGGATCGCCGACCATTCCGCCGGACCGATCCCGCGGCCCGGTTCGGCGCGCAGAGTGATGCCGGCAAAGGCCAGCACCACCAGTGCGACGACGCAGCCCGCGGCGACCTTGCCGCCGGTGCCGGTTACTGGCTGAGGGCTGCGCGCCATGTCTCGATGGCCTGATCCTGGATTTCCGCAGCCTCCGCTTCAGAATAAAACAGGACCTTATCCGGCAGGCTCAGCTCCGCCCAGCCCTCCGGCCACTGCTCTTTCGGCAGAGCTGCGGGCAGGGACCAGTTGGCCGTGGGGATCATCGACTGAAAATCGCCCGACAGGACGTATTCCATGAAGGCATCCGCCAGTTCCGGCTGTTCTGTCCCTGCGATCTTACCGACAGTTTCGACCATGAAATAGTGACCCTCGGGGAAGATCGCGGCCTTTTTGGTGAAGTCCTCTTCGGCAAACATATGGTACGCGGGCGAGGTCGTGTAGCTCAGCACCATATCGACCTCACCATCGGTGAACATGCCGTAGCTTGCCGACCAGTCTTTGGTCACGGTCAGGATTTTGGGCGCAAGGGCAGCCCAGGCCTCATCCGCTTTATCGCCATAGACGGCCTGCACCCAGAGCACCAGTGCCAGGCCGGAAATGGATGTGCGCGGGTCCTGGATCACGATCTTTACGTCATCGGGCATTGCCAGCAGCGCCTCGAAGCTCGCGGGCGGGGCCTCCATCGTGGTCTCATTGTAGATGAAGGCTGTGTGTCCGTAGTTGAAAGGCAGGAAGGTATCATCGGTCCAGTCGATCGGCAGGGTCAGTTCCGAATTATCCTGCCCGTGTGTGGTGAAGAGCCTGGTCTCGCGGGCTCTGGCTGTCACGTCAGAGGTCAGACCGATCACCACATCCGCCTTTGTCCGCTCGCCTTCGAGCAGCAGACGCGGCAGCAGATCGCCGGTGGACCATTGCAGATCGCATCCGCAGGTGGCCTCAAACCCCTCTTCAATCATCGGGCCGGGGCCCCATTCAGAGGTGAAGTAGTCGCCTGCATAAACTGTCAGAACGGGCGTGTCCGCCCAGGCTGGTGCGGCACACAGCAGTGTCGTTGCTAAAAGAGTCCTACGCATGATCATTCCTTTTCTCTGCGTCGGACGGCGAAAGAGGATGATCAGCTCACCTTCCCTCCGCCGGTCCTAACCGGTTCAGGTTCAGCGGGTCTGCGAATGACGCATCTCAGCCTGTAAAAGGCCCCCCGAGGTATCCACAGACGTAGTACTCCCACCGGGTGATGGCAAGCGATAAGCTCTTGAGGCGCACCGCCCGCGCCGCTAAGCACCCGGATCAGGAGGAGTGCACACATGTCGATCAACAGCTTTGGACGTCTGTTCCGTGTGACCACCTGGGGCGAAAGCCACGGGCCGGGTCTTGGTGCAACGGTTGACGGCTGCCCGCCGGGCGTGGCCATTGATGAGGCTCAGATCCAGCA is part of the Roseobacter ponti genome and encodes:
- a CDS encoding thiamine ABC transporter substrate-binding protein; this translates as MRRTLLATTLLCAAPAWADTPVLTVYAGDYFTSEWGPGPMIEEGFEATCGCDLQWSTGDLLPRLLLEGERTKADVVIGLTSDVTARARETRLFTTHGQDNSELTLPIDWTDDTFLPFNYGHTAFIYNETTMEAPPASFEALLAMPDDVKIVIQDPRTSISGLALVLWVQAVYGDKADEAWAALAPKILTVTKDWSASYGMFTDGEVDMVLSYTTSPAYHMFAEEDFTKKAAIFPEGHYFMVETVGKIAGTEQPELADAFMEYVLSGDFQSMIPTANWSLPAALPKEQWPEGWAELSLPDKVLFYSEAEAAEIQDQAIETWRAALSQ
- a CDS encoding thiamine/thiamine pyrophosphate ABC transporter permease ThiP, translated to MARSPQPVTGTGGKVAAGCVVALVVLAFAGITLRAEPGRGIGPAEWSAIRFTLVQAVWSAGLSVLLAVPLARALARRRFAGQGILVTLLGAPFILPVIVAVLGLLAIFGRNGWVNEVLGFFGLPGISIYGLHGVVLAHVFFNLPLATRLLLQGWQSIPAERFRLAAQLNLPPAMIFRTLELPLLKRILPGAAALIFVICLTSFAVALTLGGGPRSTTIELAIYQAFRFNFDLSLAAFLSVIQLVIAGSAALIALWIIPEIPQGAGMDRRLTRWDARAGWQRMTDATIITLGAGFLLLPLLAVVLSGLTGLSEVPLSVWRAAWTSLWVAGLSILVMLAIALPMAGWIALRARGGAEAIGLIGLSASPLMLGVGWFILLNPVLDPVRVSLPVTAVVNALMALPFALRIIVPAVRGALESHGRLCIALGIRGFAAWRWLILPRSMAATGFAAGLTGALSVGDLGVIALFADPDRTTLPLQMYRLMGAYRVEAAAGAALILLVMALAVFWVCDRGGRWHAAA